A single Micromonospora sp. CCTCC AA 2012012 DNA region contains:
- a CDS encoding GGDEF domain-containing response regulator has product MEPAGERPDVILVVDDDEDIARFVEFNLRLHGFEVIHASDGQEALEVIERQRPDLAVVDLMMPRIDGLELTRRLRADPMTSALPVIMLTAKGMTVDKVHGLSAGADDYLVKPFDTAELVARVSSTLRRNKEFREVSPLTGLPGNSRIRREISDRVRSGVDYAVGYIDIDRFKSVNDRYGFVRGDEFISALARSLHRAVVSIGLPPAFLGHVGGDDFVIVCTPSQVRPLTSRAVVDFEKAADALYDPTDAARGFVELKDRRGNIRRAALVTLSIGVSLSDASKRFTDPLEAIAVASEMKTVAKSQPGSYVAVDRRRGVT; this is encoded by the coding sequence GTGGAGCCGGCCGGCGAGCGACCCGACGTCATCCTGGTCGTCGACGACGACGAGGACATCGCCCGTTTCGTCGAGTTCAACCTCCGGCTGCACGGCTTCGAGGTGATCCACGCCAGCGACGGCCAGGAGGCGCTCGAGGTGATCGAGCGGCAGCGGCCCGACCTGGCCGTGGTGGACCTGATGATGCCGCGCATCGACGGCCTGGAGCTGACCCGCCGGCTGCGCGCCGACCCGATGACCTCCGCCCTGCCGGTGATCATGCTGACCGCCAAGGGGATGACCGTCGACAAGGTGCACGGCCTCAGCGCCGGCGCCGACGACTACCTGGTCAAACCCTTCGACACCGCCGAGCTGGTGGCCCGGGTCAGCTCCACCCTGCGCCGCAACAAGGAGTTCCGGGAGGTCTCCCCGCTGACCGGGCTGCCCGGCAACAGCCGGATCCGGCGGGAGATCAGCGACCGGGTCCGCAGCGGCGTCGACTACGCCGTCGGCTACATCGACATCGACCGCTTCAAGAGCGTCAACGACCGGTACGGGTTCGTCCGCGGCGACGAGTTCATCTCCGCGCTGGCCCGCAGCCTGCACCGGGCGGTGGTCTCGATCGGCCTGCCGCCGGCCTTCCTCGGTCACGTCGGCGGCGACGACTTCGTCATCGTCTGCACGCCCAGCCAGGTCCGCCCACTCACCAGCCGGGCCGTGGTCGACTTCGAGAAGGCCGCCGACGCGCTCTACGACCCCACCGACGCCGCGCGCGGGTTCGTCGAGCTGAAGGACCGCCGGGGCAACATCCGGCGGGCCGCCCTGGTCACCCTCTCCATCGGCGTCTCGCTCTCCGACGCCAGCAAGCGGTTCACCGACCCGCTGGAGGCGATCGCGGTCGCCTCCGAGATGAAAACGGTCGCCAAGAGCCAACCCGGGTCGTACGTGGCGGTCGACCGCCGCCGCGGTGTTACGTGA
- a CDS encoding septum formation family protein: protein MRRWLLALALAGTATVALGGCVQPHRADGDLIDDWPALPAPRLFVPATDACLPRITAVVQAGTYETVECARSHLAEAVHVGTFTGATAGGTRPEPGSPALRTARAECDQRAREAIGGDWHAARLTLNIALPSVTAWLSGARWYRCDLSETDSIDNTRPVNRVGSLRGALVSDNPLVHRCFDPKLIGNNLNYMAPVLCTEPHRAEFVGVYVERDMSWAVFTRSSQQVHRRCMGLIAAFADVPNNSDLPYRAGSIFYPPSQREWEEGDRGVRCFLWSDDRRLTRSMRGVGPKGLPAI from the coding sequence ATGCGACGGTGGCTCCTGGCGCTGGCGCTGGCCGGCACGGCGACGGTGGCGCTGGGCGGTTGCGTCCAGCCGCACCGGGCCGACGGTGACCTGATCGACGACTGGCCCGCGCTGCCCGCGCCCCGGCTCTTCGTGCCCGCCACGGACGCCTGCCTGCCCCGGATCACCGCCGTCGTGCAGGCCGGCACGTACGAGACGGTGGAGTGCGCGCGCAGCCACCTCGCCGAGGCCGTGCACGTCGGCACCTTCACCGGCGCCACCGCCGGCGGCACCCGCCCCGAACCGGGCTCCCCGGCGCTGCGGACCGCGCGGGCCGAGTGCGACCAGCGGGCCCGCGAGGCGATCGGCGGCGACTGGCACGCGGCCCGGCTCACCCTCAACATCGCGCTGCCGTCGGTGACCGCCTGGCTCAGCGGCGCCCGCTGGTACCGCTGCGACCTCAGCGAGACCGACAGCATCGACAACACCCGCCCGGTGAACCGGGTGGGCAGCCTGCGCGGCGCGCTGGTCAGCGACAACCCCCTGGTGCACCGCTGCTTCGACCCGAAGCTGATCGGCAACAACCTCAACTACATGGCCCCGGTGCTCTGCACCGAGCCGCACCGGGCCGAGTTCGTCGGCGTCTACGTCGAACGCGACATGAGCTGGGCGGTCTTCACCCGCTCCAGCCAGCAGGTGCACCGGCGCTGCATGGGGCTGATCGCCGCCTTCGCCGACGTGCCGAACAACAGCGACCTGCCGTACCGGGCCGGGTCCATCTTCTATCCGCCGTCGCAGCGGGAGTGGGAGGAGGGCGACCGGGGGGTGCGCTGTTTCCTGTGGAGCGACGACCGGCGGCTGACCCGCTCGATGCGCGGCGTCGGGCCCAAGGGACTCCCCGCGATCTGA
- a CDS encoding septum formation family protein, producing MRRWWSAVVMGVTATLALAGCGTPAGVDRDVADDWPAFGPAKGFVPANNTCHTIIPETGYLTGYNPVGCTEPHRSETLHVGTLTGTDANRGTPPRPGSTGMRTASAECDRQVSRAVGADWRTGRLHVTVIFPSTQGWSGGARWFRCDVSETVSLDDFGVITREAGLRNALAAGSPLAYGCFNPKLVKDDIDEMPSVACTAKHHAEFVGIWQAPDVSYATFVKSTVRAHRACRSLIAKYVKVPDNSDMQYRAGTIMYHPFEEEWNNGNHGVQCFLWLDDRTVTRSLRGGGSKALPIQ from the coding sequence ATGCGGCGCTGGTGGTCGGCGGTCGTCATGGGGGTGACGGCGACGCTGGCGCTCGCCGGCTGCGGCACGCCGGCCGGGGTGGACCGGGACGTCGCCGACGACTGGCCGGCCTTCGGCCCGGCGAAGGGCTTCGTGCCGGCGAACAACACCTGCCACACCATCATTCCGGAGACCGGCTACCTGACCGGCTACAACCCGGTCGGCTGCACCGAGCCGCACCGGTCGGAGACGCTGCACGTCGGCACGCTGACCGGCACCGACGCCAACCGCGGCACTCCCCCGCGCCCCGGCTCCACCGGGATGCGGACGGCCTCGGCCGAGTGCGACCGGCAGGTCAGCCGGGCGGTCGGGGCGGACTGGCGCACCGGGCGCCTGCACGTCACCGTCATCTTCCCGTCGACCCAGGGCTGGTCGGGGGGAGCCCGCTGGTTCCGGTGCGACGTCTCCGAGACCGTCAGCCTGGACGACTTCGGCGTCATCACCCGCGAGGCCGGCCTGCGCAACGCGCTGGCCGCCGGTTCTCCGCTGGCGTACGGCTGCTTCAACCCGAAGCTGGTCAAGGACGACATCGACGAGATGCCCTCGGTCGCCTGCACCGCCAAGCACCACGCCGAGTTCGTCGGCATCTGGCAGGCGCCGGACGTCAGCTACGCCACCTTCGTCAAGAGCACGGTGCGCGCCCACCGGGCGTGCCGGTCGCTGATCGCGAAGTACGTGAAGGTCCCCGACAACAGCGACATGCAGTACCGGGCCGGCACGATCATGTACCACCCCTTCGAGGAGGAGTGGAACAACGGCAACCACGGGGTGCAGTGCTTCCTCTGGCTGGACGACCGGACCGTGACCCGCTCGTTGCGGGGCGGCGGGAGCAAGGCCCTGCCGATCCAGTGA
- the rpe gene encoding ribulose-phosphate 3-epimerase: MTVPPSIVAPSILAADFARLAEEVRAVEGAADWLHVDVMDNHFVPNLTIGLPVVQSLRAVTEIPFDVHLMIEDPRRWAPGYADAGAYNVTFHAEACDDPVALAKDLRSAGAKAGLAIDRDTPIEPYLELLPSFDTLLIMTIKAGFGGQRFIPHLLDKVRAARRHVAAGHLELRIEVDGGIAADTIEQAAEAGADAFVAGTAVYGADDPAEAVRRLRALAERASTGA; the protein is encoded by the coding sequence GTGACCGTACCGCCGTCGATCGTCGCCCCCAGCATCCTGGCCGCCGATTTCGCCCGTCTCGCCGAAGAGGTCCGCGCCGTCGAGGGTGCCGCCGACTGGCTGCACGTGGACGTGATGGACAACCACTTCGTGCCGAACCTGACCATCGGCCTGCCCGTGGTGCAGAGCCTGCGCGCGGTGACCGAGATCCCCTTCGACGTCCACCTGATGATCGAGGACCCGCGCCGCTGGGCGCCCGGCTACGCCGACGCCGGGGCGTACAACGTCACCTTCCACGCCGAGGCGTGCGACGACCCGGTGGCGCTGGCCAAGGACCTGCGCTCGGCCGGGGCGAAGGCGGGGCTGGCCATCGACCGGGACACCCCGATCGAGCCGTACCTGGAGCTGCTGCCCAGCTTCGACACCCTGCTGATCATGACGATCAAGGCCGGCTTCGGCGGGCAGCGGTTCATCCCGCACCTGCTGGACAAGGTGCGCGCGGCCCGCCGCCACGTGGCCGCCGGCCACCTGGAGCTGCGTATCGAGGTCGACGGCGGGATCGCCGCCGACACCATCGAGCAGGCCGCCGAGGCCGGCGCCGACGCGTTCGTCGCCGGCACCGCGGTCTACGGCGCGGACGATCCGGCCGAGGCGGTACGCCGCCTGCGGGCCCTGGCGGAGCGCGCGTCCACCGGGGCCTGA